From one Montipora capricornis isolate CH-2021 chromosome 10, ASM3666992v2, whole genome shotgun sequence genomic stretch:
- the LOC138022302 gene encoding large ribosomal subunit protein eL14-like — protein sequence MVYKRLVEIGRVALINSGPDEGKLCVIVDVVDQNRALIDGPCTNVCRKALNFRYLSLTDFKVKIGPSAGSGPVKRAFEKGEILEKWEKTAWAKKLASRKKRASLTDFDRFKLKVAKQKKNRMIRAEVKKLRKESKL from the exons ATG GTGTACAAGCGTTTAGTAGAAATCGGCCGTGTGGCCTTGATCAACTCAGGACCTGACGAAGGAAAACTTTGTGTTATTGTCGATGTGGTCGACCAAAATCGA GCCCTGATTGATGGACCGTGCACCAATGTTTGCCGCAAGGCCCTGAACTTCAGGTATCTGTCACTCACTGATTTCAAGGTGAAGATTGGACCATCAGCTGGGAGTGGTCCTGTCAAAAGGGCATTTGAGAAGGGAGAGATTCTTGAAAAGTGGGAAAAGACTGCCTGGGCCAAGAAGCTTGCCTCAAGGAAGAAGCGAGCATCCCTCACTGATTTTGATCGCTTCAAGCTCAAGGTTGCAAAGCAAAAG AAAAATCGAATGATCCGAGCTGAGGTGAAGAAATTGCGCAAAGAAAGCAAGCTTTGA
- the LOC138019797 gene encoding uncharacterized protein, translated as MMKNVSRAINDAGCEDCTRKKKNRTKDFNSDLNTTMGACLDLHSRAPMKILLVPCESQPCSSTRYWILDKRRDKIPFLGSSRCTIVQHMGNRVSEPFHGHVFSREGRTIIKGILTDGASEGKYFELVLFASSQELNGKIKTCRNTTELCGFLRRSSDKKLGNYEETHDAFLHTGTETCHDGTANLGSKNY; from the coding sequence atgatgaaaaatgtgTCGCGAGCGATAAACGACGCCGGTTGTGAAGATTgcacaagaaaaaagaaaaacagaacaaaagACTTCAACAGCGACCTGAATACAACAATGGGAGCGTGTTTGGACTTGCACAGCAGAGCCCCCATGAAAATTCTGCTTGTTCCATGCGAGTCACAGCCGTGTTCCTCGACAAGGTACTGGATTCTTGacaaaaggcgagataaaattCCGTTCCTTGGATCAAGCAGATGCACGATTGTTCAGCATATGGGAAACAGAGTCAGCGAGCCTTTCCACGGACATGTGTTTTCGAGAGAAGGGAGAACTATTATTAAAGGCATTTTAACGGATGGTGCAAGCGAAGGAAAATATTTCGAGCTTGTTTTGTTTGCATCTTCGCAAGAACTAAACGGAAAAATTAAGACCTGTCGCAACACCACAGAATTATGTGGATTCCTTCGACGAAGTTCCGACAAAAAGTTGGGAAATTACGAGGAAACGCACGATGCATTTTTGCACACTGGAACAGAAACTTGCCATGATGGTACGGCTAATCTAGGGAGCAAAAACTACTAA